One Lysinibacillus fusiformis genomic window carries:
- a CDS encoding DUF4183 domain-containing protein, which yields MEKQKRQTKIVKKLVEHHCEDRMPCMQRIRVSSTCIGTPSSSPVTPVEGRIIPTINRYFYIPDEDIDLTNGVTIPANLFFCDDGNQVIAFMIFSPNGYVNLYINAVMQEGGIYTVTTDSLTLNPYATTIFAGTPIIVESLGFSTA from the coding sequence ATGGAAAAACAAAAAAGGCAGACGAAAATAGTGAAAAAGTTAGTAGAACATCATTGTGAAGATAGAATGCCATGCATGCAACGTATAAGGGTGAGTTCTACATGCATAGGCACCCCTTCTTCTTCGCCAGTGACTCCTGTTGAAGGTAGGATTATCCCAACGATAAATAGATATTTTTATATTCCGGACGAAGATATTGATTTAACAAATGGCGTAACGATTCCTGCAAATTTATTTTTTTGCGATGATGGCAATCAAGTGATTGCATTTATGATTTTCAGCCCAAATGGATACGTTAATCTTTACATCAACGCCGTCATGCAAGAAGGAGGGATTTACACCGTAACGACAGATTCTTTAACATTAAATCCTTATGCTACAACGATTTTTGCGGGTACGCCGATTATTGTGGAGTCCCTTGGATTCTCAACTGCATAA
- a CDS encoding dynamin family protein has product MKEFDQQLEGLLKQASLQYIIYQHNGDTERMEKTSLFARKLQQKEYVIGFAGHFSAGKSSMINALSGEDLLASSPIPTSANIVKVHKSDEDFAIVYMHNEKPVKFEAGYDFKTVKELSKNGDLVSQIEIGHSTSTLPVGVTVMDTPGVDSTDDAHRMSTESALHIADIVFYTMDYNHVQSELNFQFTKQLMKYNPNVYLIVNMIDKHKENELSFAEFKATVHHSFSAWGVEPKGVFFTSLREPEHPNNDFEAVKKIVMDSMNDWQDQLVQTATNTLRLLQSEHDNYLIEERQDRLAIDEDVLSADDWANHQDILEQYNKLNRQVELFSIEAWNETFEEARKELLANAAIMPADLRDKLRLYLESKQEGFKVGGLFSAKKKTEEERNRRKEDAFSSYQTVVHAQVTGHLKGLMKKALKDVGVLSEERAGAIDAYVFDLPFSLIEQQVQIGALLTGDAVLNFANRVAEATRRYYIQETDKWKDAQATTLETQATETAAPSKLKMAGMQDKVDAINAVLEIEGYQQYSASVMHQASNEIRKEANNQLAFWEKAFEQALAEIRLFDESMLKPKDVIVQEEEIQQVVSATSLPIDGVINRALHTANAVKEVQGFAEVASYLENKVERLQKKDFTIALFGAFSAGKSSFSNALMGAKVLPVSPNPTTAAINKIRPVTPAHPHETADVQLKTAEQMLEDIQSSYAAIGLSISSLDEALNRADEGLAVQLSDERLNVHKSFIRAYKEGYPTFKAELGKVLRVEREEFEKFVAQENKSCFVDNIDFYYDSPLTRMGVTLVDTPGADSINARHTGVAFEYIRNADAILFITYYNHAFAKADREFLIQLGRVKDAFELDKMFFIVNAIDLATTEEEQEDVKGYVRSELQRFGIRFPRLYGVSSLMALKEKVEGADFASGMPPFEENFHTFLHDELSALAVQALAEEVDKTEQRLGDLIAQTEDNLKRKDERLAELTTLEQHIKSKFSTLNTSMMESETKQELDELLYYVLQRVFYRYPEFFKEGYNPSTFAAMPAQQALEHALKEVLQSLRFDFTQEMRVTNFRLSQFISKKMQLRFKDEVRELKELNRSFSFLAFDSSEPDLLNFEGPFAEVAKYTGVKSHFRNQKAFFEKNEKMKLSEALEALTKPDAQNYLDGQKVSLMTWAITYIGEEAERLRLHIYHQALEQIATERLVLQEESRLASWKSIYAQLQYA; this is encoded by the coding sequence ATGAAAGAATTTGATCAACAACTTGAGGGGCTTTTAAAGCAAGCTTCGTTACAATACATAATATATCAGCATAATGGTGATACAGAACGTATGGAGAAGACTTCGCTTTTTGCACGGAAATTGCAGCAGAAGGAATATGTGATTGGCTTTGCTGGCCATTTCTCAGCAGGTAAATCGAGCATGATTAATGCTCTATCTGGCGAAGATTTACTGGCTTCAAGTCCCATTCCAACGAGTGCTAATATCGTAAAGGTTCATAAATCGGATGAGGATTTTGCGATTGTCTATATGCACAATGAAAAACCCGTAAAATTTGAAGCAGGCTATGATTTTAAAACGGTAAAAGAGTTAAGTAAGAATGGTGATTTGGTATCACAGATTGAAATTGGCCATAGTACTTCGACATTACCAGTTGGTGTAACAGTGATGGATACACCAGGCGTTGACTCGACAGATGATGCCCACCGTATGTCTACAGAATCAGCCCTCCATATTGCTGATATTGTATTTTATACAATGGACTACAATCACGTTCAATCAGAGTTGAACTTTCAGTTTACAAAACAATTAATGAAATACAATCCGAACGTCTATTTAATCGTCAATATGATTGATAAGCATAAGGAAAATGAATTAAGCTTTGCCGAGTTTAAGGCTACTGTCCATCATTCGTTTTCTGCATGGGGCGTTGAGCCAAAGGGCGTATTTTTCACGTCTTTGAGAGAGCCTGAGCATCCAAATAACGACTTTGAAGCGGTCAAAAAAATCGTAATGGATAGTATGAATGATTGGCAGGATCAGCTTGTGCAAACAGCTACAAATACGCTGCGTTTATTGCAAAGCGAGCATGACAATTATTTAATAGAAGAAAGACAAGATCGTTTAGCGATAGATGAAGACGTTTTAAGTGCCGATGACTGGGCAAATCATCAAGATATTTTAGAGCAATATAATAAGCTGAATCGTCAGGTTGAATTATTCTCAATCGAAGCATGGAATGAAACGTTTGAAGAAGCACGCAAGGAGTTACTTGCGAATGCAGCCATTATGCCTGCTGATTTACGTGACAAATTACGCCTTTATCTAGAAAGTAAGCAGGAAGGTTTTAAGGTAGGTGGCTTATTTTCAGCCAAGAAAAAAACAGAGGAAGAACGTAATCGTCGTAAAGAGGATGCGTTTAGCAGCTATCAAACAGTCGTTCATGCGCAAGTAACTGGACATTTAAAAGGACTGATGAAAAAAGCGTTAAAGGATGTTGGGGTCTTAAGTGAAGAGCGCGCGGGTGCTATAGATGCTTATGTGTTTGATTTGCCATTCTCGCTTATTGAACAACAAGTGCAAATTGGTGCACTCTTAACTGGAGATGCTGTGTTGAATTTTGCTAATCGTGTAGCAGAAGCAACAAGACGCTATTATATTCAGGAAACAGATAAATGGAAAGATGCGCAAGCAACAACTTTAGAAACGCAAGCAACAGAAACTGCCGCACCTTCCAAATTAAAAATGGCTGGTATGCAAGATAAAGTAGACGCCATCAACGCGGTGTTAGAAATCGAAGGCTACCAACAATATAGTGCGAGCGTCATGCATCAGGCAAGCAATGAAATTCGTAAGGAAGCAAATAACCAGCTTGCTTTCTGGGAAAAAGCTTTTGAACAGGCATTAGCCGAAATCCGATTATTTGATGAGTCCATGTTAAAACCAAAAGATGTGATTGTTCAGGAAGAAGAAATACAGCAAGTCGTTAGTGCAACTAGCCTACCAATCGATGGCGTTATTAACCGTGCCCTTCATACAGCGAATGCAGTAAAAGAGGTACAGGGCTTTGCGGAAGTGGCAAGTTATTTAGAAAATAAAGTGGAACGATTACAGAAAAAGGATTTCACCATTGCGTTATTCGGTGCGTTTAGTGCGGGGAAATCATCGTTCTCAAATGCATTGATGGGGGCGAAGGTTTTACCTGTATCGCCAAATCCAACAACAGCGGCCATCAATAAAATTCGCCCAGTGACACCAGCGCATCCACATGAAACTGCAGATGTACAGTTAAAAACAGCCGAGCAAATGCTAGAGGATATTCAGAGCTCTTATGCAGCAATTGGTTTATCGATATCTTCATTAGATGAAGCACTTAATCGTGCAGATGAAGGACTTGCCGTGCAGCTGTCAGATGAACGTCTAAATGTGCATAAATCATTTATTCGTGCCTACAAGGAAGGCTACCCAACATTCAAAGCTGAACTTGGCAAAGTTTTACGTGTTGAACGAGAAGAATTTGAGAAATTTGTTGCGCAAGAAAACAAATCTTGCTTTGTCGATAATATCGATTTCTATTATGATAGCCCGTTAACACGCATGGGTGTGACATTAGTCGATACGCCAGGGGCAGATTCTATTAATGCACGTCATACAGGCGTTGCGTTTGAATATATTCGTAATGCAGATGCCATTCTATTTATTACGTACTATAATCATGCCTTTGCGAAAGCTGACCGTGAGTTTTTAATCCAGTTAGGGCGTGTGAAGGATGCCTTTGAGCTCGATAAGATGTTCTTTATCGTCAATGCGATTGATTTGGCGACAACAGAGGAAGAACAGGAAGATGTAAAAGGCTATGTACGTTCAGAGCTACAACGCTTTGGCATTCGTTTCCCGCGTCTCTATGGCGTATCAAGCTTAATGGCATTGAAGGAAAAGGTTGAGGGCGCTGATTTTGCATCAGGCATGCCACCTTTTGAGGAGAACTTCCATACATTCTTACATGATGAGCTGAGTGCATTGGCAGTGCAAGCACTGGCAGAAGAAGTAGACAAAACGGAGCAACGTCTAGGTGATTTAATTGCGCAAACAGAAGATAACTTAAAGCGTAAGGATGAACGATTAGCCGAGTTGACAACACTCGAACAGCACATCAAATCGAAATTTAGTACGTTGAATACAAGCATGATGGAAAGTGAAACGAAGCAGGAATTAGATGAATTACTGTATTACGTCTTACAACGTGTATTCTATCGTTACCCAGAATTCTTTAAGGAAGGCTACAATCCGTCAACCTTTGCGGCGATGCCAGCACAGCAAGCATTAGAGCATGCTTTAAAAGAAGTACTGCAAAGTTTACGTTTTGACTTTACACAGGAAATGCGTGTGACGAACTTCCGCTTATCGCAGTTTATCAGCAAGAAGATGCAATTACGTTTTAAAGATGAAGTACGTGAGCTAAAAGAATTGAACCGTAGCTTCTCGTTTTTAGCCTTTGATTCTTCTGAGCCCGATTTACTCAACTTTGAAGGACCTTTTGCAGAAGTAGCGAAATATACAGGCGTGAAGTCGCACTTCCGCAATCAAAAGGCTTTCTTTGAGAAGAATGAAAAAATGAAGCTAAGTGAAGCGTTGGAAGCATTAACTAAGCCAGATGCTCAAAACTATTTAGATGGTCAAAAGGTTTCGCTTATGACATGGGCAATTACTTATATTGGTGAGGAAGCAGAGCGATTACGCCTACATATTTACCATCAGGCATTAGAACAAATTGCGACAGAGCGACTTGTACTCCAAGAAGAAAGCCGTTTAGCGTCATGGAAATCGATTTACGCACAATTACAATACGCATGA
- a CDS encoding sulfurtransferase → MGKVFKTVEEIQLDGVRFVDARFDLQNIEAGKLLFDEGHAPGAIFLDLEQDLSDMESSNGRHPMPSKEKLASVFQGLGLRYDDHIVVYDQGASPFAPRAWWMLTYAGFPHVVIVNGGVAALEQKFTFTKDIVKYPPTIIEFEWRDHLYAPREAVKAIVDGDVEATLLDARAAARYRGEVEPLDQVAGHIPTAKNFDWEQLKSEDTLQANDTLRAKVARDEQVVVYCGSGVTASPLYAVLADEGYENIRLYTGSYSDWITTYDVEKGTNE, encoded by the coding sequence ATGGGAAAAGTATTCAAAACAGTTGAGGAAATCCAGCTTGATGGCGTCCGTTTTGTGGATGCACGCTTTGATTTGCAAAATATTGAAGCGGGTAAACTTTTATTTGACGAAGGGCATGCTCCAGGTGCGATTTTTCTGGACTTAGAGCAGGATTTATCGGATATGGAGAGTAGTAATGGCCGTCATCCGATGCCAAGTAAGGAAAAGCTAGCGTCCGTTTTTCAAGGGCTAGGTTTACGTTATGATGATCACATTGTCGTCTATGATCAAGGCGCATCGCCATTTGCACCGCGCGCTTGGTGGATGCTAACGTATGCGGGCTTTCCGCATGTTGTCATTGTCAACGGTGGTGTAGCAGCTCTAGAGCAGAAATTTACATTTACGAAGGACATTGTGAAATATCCACCTACTATCATTGAATTTGAGTGGCGGGATCATCTGTATGCACCGCGTGAGGCAGTGAAAGCCATTGTTGACGGAGATGTTGAAGCGACACTGTTAGATGCACGTGCCGCAGCCCGTTATCGTGGGGAAGTAGAGCCACTTGATCAGGTAGCGGGGCATATTCCAACTGCTAAAAACTTTGACTGGGAGCAGTTGAAGTCGGAAGATACATTACAAGCAAATGATACACTACGTGCGAAGGTTGCACGTGACGAGCAAGTGGTCGTGTACTGTGGCAGTGGTGTTACAGCCTCCCCATTGTATGCTGTGTTAGCGGATGAAGGCTATGAAAATATAAGACTGTATACTGGCAGCTATAGCGACTGGATTACAACGTACGATGTCGAAAAAGGAACAAATGAATAA